The Anopheles maculipalpis chromosome 3RL, idAnoMacuDA_375_x, whole genome shotgun sequence genomic sequence TCTCTATTGCAATATtcagtaataaaattaaaacaaaacaaaaaaagctcataCTCACCTCAAATATAGAAACGCAGAAGGACATAGTCAcatacatacagacacacacacacacatatacacttAAActatgataatgatgatgatagtggCGCGTATCCTCGCGAACCGAGATAATCTTAAGTCCTGCCTCTGCACGTACTTAAGGCGAGGGAGAAGAAACAAGTAAAGGATATaaatagaagcaaaaacaaaacaagacaaacTACACAAATGGACaaataaatatgcacaatGCTGTGTAAAATTactgaaaaccaaaaaattacaGCTGCTGATCTTGttcgggtttcttttttttaaatccctgGGATCGTTGCTGTTGATTAACTAACCGGATCCTGGAACTGCTGGAGCCTGTTCTTATGGATCCTGGAACTGGAATCCTGGCTGTTAAAAtgagcaaaagcaacaacaacaaaaaccagcaCTCCACAGTGGATCATTGTGTTTTACCTGTAATATATtgtatttaaatgaaaacatgTACTAATAATTGAGTAATGATAAACgtataaaaaagaagaagaagaaaaacaaaacaacaacaagaaacaaaccaGCAAAGTAGAGGAAAATAGCAGTTAATCTTAAATCGACAAACGAGAACTACAAAACACAGcccgaaatgaaaaaaacagaacaaacgaAGCGAATAATGTCATCATCGTTTACTGTTTTACGGAGAGCGGAGACTATAAAAGATGATGAAAGGAcacaaaaaatagaaagaaaaacgatagAAAAGAGTATGTAATGGagaataaaaggaaaagaaaaccaatgCTAGAAATGTAGCAAAAACCGAAGAAGAAAGACTATCAATTCTCTTTACATGTATAACGGGAACATGTGCAACAAAATAGAGAAgagaatagcaaaaaaaaagagaacgaaAGGTAAAGGTGTCCATATATGTACATCCTATCGTACGTGGTTCAGAAACCGGGAAGAAAGTTCCGGATGAAGCGGTAAACCCATTGACATGAAACAGGAAACGAACGTTCGCGTGCTCCTTCGAAAAGCGAACCGTAGTGGGAagggaagaagcaaaacacacacaaaaaatggcagcGCAAGCATGAAAATGCTGGTAAAAAtgacattaaatttattaaagtttAAATAAATGGACTAAAATCAAAGTATTTGTGTcgcagttttattttcacactGGCATCGGAGGCCACCATCGTCGGCTTCCTTATGCGCCTGCCACACCTTAAATGGCCAAGTGGACGAtctaaaaaaaaggctttacgGGTTACCCATCGACCTTTCACACATCTGGGGCCACAAGTATATCCTTCTGGACATGTTCCTCTCGAATACTGCTTTTGTCAGTTTTGTACTGCGTCCATGTCTCTTCATCCTTATTACGACAGCAAGGTGTTCTTTAAGTCGTGATAAGATTTCTTCCTGGTCCATTACGTTGCCTGGATTCCGAAGCATATGGTGGCCGTCGTGGCCGCTATAGTTCTCTgcatcgattggcttactaTATTCGCAGATACCACtggcagttggatagtcagtaaATGTCGTAACTACTGCCCTACAACTTGCCATTTCCAAGCGAGCAAAGTAATGCAAGGTTGATTTCTGGACCTCTGGCTATGGAAGCTTACTTTAAAGTTGTCTCGTTAGCTCACTGACGCAGAGCAAACCTATCAGACGTAGAGGTTGGAGCTAGCCTGTGTATACCATTTTTGATAACCAGTTAGGGCAAGTGACCGCTAACCTATTGCAAGATGCACCTCAAATGCAAAGACTTAACGagttaaaattattatatgcatttattttttgctcccGTGGGACAACATATTACAAGTTCTGTGTTCCATGTTATATACAAACAATTGatttaataatacaaaaatctTCATACCCTTCCCCTCTCCGGTTCCCCTCTGCCCAAAAGCATATCCGTGTTTCTTCCACCGTCGTCGTCATTTCTATTCCTAAAGAGctccatcgtttttttttttttttttgcaaagctaACACAGAAGTGATTCGTTAAAATTCGCCAAACACAGAAACGTATACTAGAAGTAGAAGTGGTGTTCGTTCTCCATTACGACTTGGCTGTGAGAAGTGAAAAAGAGACGTAAAGCGGACACAGGAAAGTAAGAGCGAAACTTTTGCAATCCCTACGCCAGGAAGATAacaaagaagatgaaaaacatTATCAACACGCCAAAGATCTTAATCATTAGCCAGCGGTTCTTGGTCACGGATTGGAAGTACTTGAGAATTTCCCCATGCGCCGCCTCCACGTTCAGCTCGACGTCCTGCAGATTGCTATCGATCCGTTCCACCATTTCCTCCTGCTCCTTAACCATATGTGCGAGCTGCTGAAAGATGCCACCCAGCTCCACGATCGTGCTTTCGATGTTTTGCATCGTTTCGGCCCGCTCCTGCACGTAGCTGTCTGATTCGTCGTACAGTacgagctgctgctgttgctgtagcaATGGAGCCCGTTCGGAACTCGGACCACCGGTTGCCGACGACGATCCGCCCATATCGATGCAAACCTGATCTTGCTGTTCCTGCAGCAGCAAGCTGCCCTGCGTAGAGCCTCGCATCGTCGATGGAGGTAATCCGCCCGCCATTGGACCTTGACTGAActgtaaagcaaacaaaaaatcatcggAGGAACGTTTTTAGCATGCTGTTCATCGAAACGATTTTTTGCGGTACATACCTGATCACGTCGAGTTTTCTGCTGCTTCAAGTTTTCCGTCCGTACTTCAAGCACCTGCTTGAAATCGGAACTCATGTTCGCGAGCTTCGCCTGCAACGCGACAACCATATTGGAGGAATGTGAGAGCAAATGTTTGCCGTTCGTGGACCTTCGTTGCGATTTCGAGACTTCCTGCAGCCGGGCAATTTGCTGATTGAGCGAATTTAGATCACCCTTGATAATGTACGTCAGTTCCTGAATCTCGGCGGGTCGATCGTCGAatagcgtttttttctttgccactgaaaagcacaaaaaacggGACGATGTTAATATCAAGGGCAGAGGAACCCTCGGTGCCACTTACAC encodes the following:
- the LOC126564698 gene encoding syntaxin-5, whose amino-acid sequence is MQSRARRRYGADDTGDSFAVVTIGSDGPSNNHQRVEDIPEKPKYPQPSSATSWLPSISQRIFASVAPGPTNPEPRNAWHERVPPPPKQGTGGYWTGDGISQTVIDDEDEDASLVKDSLIPEFTMTARDRSGEFASAIRSLQGRNIQRAVNLKDPRKAKHMQSYSEFMMIAKHIGKNIASTYTKLEKLTLLAKKKTLFDDRPAEIQELTYIIKGDLNSLNQQIARLQEVSKSQRRSTNGKHLLSHSSNMVVALQAKLANMSSDFKQVLEVRTENLKQQKTRRDQFSQGPMAGGLPPSTMRGSTQGSLLLQEQQDQVCIDMGGSSSATGGPSSERAPLLQQQQQLVLYDESDSYVQERAETMQNIESTIVELGGIFQQLAHMVKEQEEMVERIDSNLQDVELNVEAAHGEILKYFQSVTKNRWLMIKIFGVLIMFFIFFVIFLA